A portion of the Halodesulfovibrio aestuarii DSM 17919 = ATCC 29578 genome contains these proteins:
- a CDS encoding amino acid ABC transporter permease, protein MNYTFDWNKVLSGEHLDWIISGVGVTLQISAVSLVIALLLGTTIAVMRMTKVKPLIWFSASFTEFFRNTPLLVQIFFWYFGADSLLPRFVLDWLYEQDFEFCAGVIALSVYTASFIAEEIRAGVNSIPKNQLEASRACGLSFVQAMRYVILPQAFRIIVPPMISQALNLLKNSSLCMTIGVAELTYMARQIESYTFRGFEAFTVSTLIYLCISLIVSFSINFYNKRYLRAVSY, encoded by the coding sequence TTGAATTATACGTTCGATTGGAATAAAGTTCTTTCCGGAGAACATCTGGATTGGATTATAAGTGGGGTAGGCGTTACTCTGCAGATTTCTGCGGTTTCGCTTGTCATTGCCCTGCTGCTCGGTACCACCATTGCTGTAATGCGTATGACGAAAGTTAAACCACTTATTTGGTTTAGTGCTTCGTTTACAGAATTTTTCCGTAATACTCCGCTTCTTGTACAAATATTTTTTTGGTACTTCGGCGCTGATAGTTTACTTCCGCGTTTTGTTCTGGATTGGCTCTATGAACAGGATTTTGAGTTTTGTGCCGGTGTTATTGCCTTATCTGTTTACACCGCATCCTTTATTGCAGAAGAAATTCGTGCCGGAGTAAACTCCATTCCTAAAAATCAGCTTGAAGCATCCCGTGCGTGTGGCCTCTCTTTTGTGCAGGCAATGCGGTATGTTATCTTGCCTCAGGCGTTTAGGATTATTGTTCCGCCAATGATTTCGCAGGCACTCAACCTTCTTAAAAACTCTTCCCTTTGTATGACTATTGGTGTTGCAGAACTGACCTACATGGCTCGACAGATTGAATCGTATACCTTCCGTGGTTTCGAAGCGTTTACAGTTAGTACGCTTATTTATCTGTGTATCTCGCTGATAGTTTCTTTCTCCATTAACTTCTACAACAAACGCTACTTGCGTGCTGTTAGCTACTAG